One part of the Fretibacterium sp. OH1220_COT-178 genome encodes these proteins:
- a CDS encoding dipeptidase: MIRSRRNVFGRILLGSFCLLALCLPSLACTDVVVGKDASTDGSVMTCHTADGAYYDAQIRFIPGQKFPAGAKADVFRNIVLEERGGWVKIGEIPQVEQTYGYFHVGYPAMNEHRVAIGETTIGQKEILKTVPNGGKAIMTIEQLEVFALQRAKTAREAIAVIGELSQKYGFLPSCGTEGECLTITDPDEAWIFHVFSTGFTWTPESGKPGSLWAAQRVPDDEVVVVPNIARIRFIDPKDTKNFMVSDNYMQHAIDNGLYDPKSGEPFDFQAAYSPATGNDDWALSSMWIRNRLYSIHKALAPSREWDPYAPVNAYPFSIKPEKKISVRDVMSFIRGYHCDSVFDMSSHPAWIVADEEGKAVKSPLTTPFPTRLQRKLLKIPYSRSVAVNGCAYSWVSQMRKDLPEPVGGVLWFGYDNPAHTLYVPVYTGTRDTKESWKSNFDRDKFSFDSAQWAFMLQDDVVNWRYQEAIKDLEAVRNPIEDEFFKKQPEVEKKAAELYKESPEKATQFLTDYTIECMGKAEKAYWELNATSIAKYTNNR; this comes from the coding sequence ATGATCCGCTCCAGGCGCAACGTTTTCGGTCGCATCCTTCTCGGTTCCTTTTGCCTTCTGGCCCTCTGCCTGCCCTCGCTGGCCTGTACGGACGTCGTCGTCGGCAAGGACGCCTCCACCGACGGGTCCGTGATGACCTGCCACACGGCGGACGGAGCCTATTACGACGCCCAGATCCGTTTCATCCCCGGTCAGAAGTTCCCCGCCGGCGCCAAGGCCGACGTCTTCCGCAACATCGTCCTGGAGGAGCGGGGCGGCTGGGTCAAGATCGGCGAGATCCCGCAGGTGGAGCAGACCTACGGCTATTTCCACGTCGGCTACCCGGCGATGAACGAACACCGCGTCGCCATCGGCGAGACGACGATCGGCCAAAAGGAAATCCTCAAGACCGTGCCCAACGGGGGCAAGGCGATCATGACCATCGAACAGCTGGAGGTCTTCGCCCTGCAGCGTGCCAAGACCGCCCGGGAGGCCATCGCCGTCATCGGGGAACTGTCCCAGAAGTACGGTTTTCTCCCCTCCTGCGGGACGGAGGGCGAGTGCCTGACCATCACCGATCCCGACGAGGCCTGGATCTTCCACGTCTTCAGCACGGGGTTCACCTGGACCCCCGAGAGCGGCAAACCCGGCTCCCTCTGGGCGGCGCAGCGCGTGCCGGACGACGAGGTGGTGGTGGTGCCCAACATCGCCCGCATCCGCTTTATCGACCCCAAGGACACCAAGAACTTCATGGTCTCCGACAACTACATGCAACACGCCATCGACAACGGCCTTTACGACCCCAAGAGCGGCGAGCCGTTCGACTTCCAGGCCGCCTACTCCCCCGCCACCGGGAACGACGACTGGGCCCTGAGCTCCATGTGGATCCGAAACCGCCTCTATTCCATCCACAAGGCCCTGGCCCCCAGCCGGGAATGGGACCCCTACGCCCCCGTGAACGCCTATCCCTTCTCCATCAAGCCGGAGAAGAAGATCTCGGTGCGCGACGTCATGAGCTTCATCCGCGGCTACCACTGCGACAGCGTCTTCGACATGTCCTCACACCCCGCCTGGATCGTCGCGGACGAGGAGGGCAAGGCCGTCAAGAGCCCTCTGACGACCCCCTTCCCGACCCGTCTGCAGCGGAAGCTCTTGAAAATCCCCTATTCCCGCAGCGTCGCGGTCAACGGCTGCGCCTACAGCTGGGTCTCGCAGATGCGCAAGGACCTGCCTGAGCCCGTGGGCGGCGTCCTGTGGTTCGGCTACGACAACCCGGCCCATACGCTTTACGTGCCCGTCTACACCGGAACCCGGGACACGAAGGAGAGCTGGAAGAGCAATTTCGACCGGGACAAGTTCAGCTTCGACTCCGCGCAGTGGGCGTTCATGCTTCAGGACGACGTCGTGAACTGGCGCTATCAGGAGGCCATCAAGGACCTGGAGGCCGTCCGCAACCCGATCGAGGACGAGTTCTTCAAAAAACAGCCCGAGGTGGAGAAGAAGGCGGCCGAGCTCTACAAGGAGAGCCCGGAGAAGGCCACCCAGTTCCTGACCGACTACACCATCGAGTGCATGGGCAAGGCCGAGAAGGCCTATTGGGAGCTC